One window from the genome of Pandoraea fibrosis encodes:
- a CDS encoding carboxymuconolactone decarboxylase family protein produces MEPRLPALDPSQASDAQRAVLNAILTGPRGNLDGPFLSWIHSPELARRAQELGAFCRYDSGLPLRLSEFAILCTAARWRSQAEWHIHYPIGVKAGLSVDMLETIRTGKSPEISDADEALVWRLVSELYDLKRITEATYQDAIARFGTEVLVNLIGLLGYYALVAMTLNVFHVSAQGQRELPFGPEGL; encoded by the coding sequence ATGGAACCCAGATTGCCAGCGCTTGACCCAAGTCAGGCTTCAGATGCCCAGCGCGCTGTGTTGAACGCCATCCTGACAGGGCCTCGGGGAAATCTGGACGGCCCATTCCTTTCCTGGATACATAGTCCGGAATTGGCCAGACGCGCACAGGAGCTGGGCGCGTTTTGTCGATATGACAGCGGATTGCCGCTGCGGCTGTCCGAATTCGCCATATTGTGTACGGCCGCACGTTGGCGCTCTCAGGCTGAGTGGCACATTCACTACCCGATCGGAGTGAAAGCAGGCTTGTCGGTGGACATGCTGGAGACCATTCGTACCGGAAAGTCCCCCGAAATATCGGATGCCGACGAAGCGCTGGTTTGGCGTCTCGTCAGCGAACTGTACGATTTGAAGCGAATTACTGAGGCAACGTATCAAGACGCGATTGCACGATTCGGAACGGAAGTCCTAGTCAACTTGATCGGACTCCTGGGGTATTACGCCCTCGTCGCCATGACGCTTAACGTATTTCATGTGTCAGCGCAGGGGCAGAGGGAATTGCCTTTCGGGCCAGAGGGGCTTTGA